One Gossypium arboreum isolate Shixiya-1 chromosome 13, ASM2569848v2, whole genome shotgun sequence genomic window, tattttcccccctaaacttttacttctcaccctttactctcaaataaaaaatcaaaattattcaaaaaatcactaaacataaatagtaataattttatttatatctactatttatattattaaattaaatttcacattttatattagttatattattaaattgtttagtcatattgaatttttatattaaaattgaattattaattatgccattaaatattcatgttaaaattttatatcggtatcaatttcacattttattttaaaataacttttattaaaaaatcatacttttacatttaatatattttttaatttcaaaagacATAGTGACAAAAATCTAAAGGTAATTAAAACAACTAAGCAAACAAATAAGCTAACCCATATATAaaagtttaataaataaattatgaggtgatgaaagttaataaaaattttgattaaggtgGATAAATTTTATTACGATGGGTGACAATAGTTAtaaggacccaaaattattttttaaaatttaacttgaacaaatatattcaattcgattcgattcaaatCTCATTTCATCCGACTCGATtctagaaaatttcaaatcaaattaggatgacaAAATATGATTCATCAACTCAATTAACTCAAAAATTTTTTGGGTCGATGTTAGAAATTAAGgagatttaattaattttgttaaGTGTAAAGATTTAATTGGGtgtaaaaaaattgaagaaatttaagtgattttttaaaaaattctttaaaacaccTTTTATACTATTAAAGGTTGATGAAATGTGCATAATAAGCATAATGTCCATATCATCCAGAATTGCAAAAGAATTGATGAAAAgtgaaattcaaatatgaaatcgaaaaaagaaaaataggtAGAGAATTGAAGATTGAAAGCAGGcataaaatgttaaattaaacCCAAAAAAGTTGAAACGGAACTGCTTTATTAAAGTGGACATCCAGATTGAtctcaaatctcaaaatttgcCTTTTTATACGGTTTAAAGTGGGTTGTGCTACAAAGATTATTAGATTAGATCTCGAAGTTGAAGTTTGCAGTCGATGCTTGTACTCTAATGGCGATCATAACAGAAGAGGTAGAGCCCGAATCACCCAAAACCAGAGTAGACAAGAAAACCCCCCCAAAACCTACTTTTAATCCTAACCCAGTCTCCTCAAAATCCGACCCTAATTCCCAAACTCATAATCCTTTTGCCTTCTGGTTCTATTTCACCCTCATCATCTCTCTCATCACTTTCCTCTTCGTCTCCTTTTCATCTTTGTACCCACAAGACCCCAAATCCTGGTTCCTCTCTTTGCCCAACTCCCTCCGTCAACACTACTCAAATGGTAGAATCATTAAGGTTCAGACATCTCCAAACCAATCGCCAATTGAGGTTTTTGTTTCTGAAAATGGTCAGTTTTCTTCATCTGAGAATGTTATGGTCGTTCATGGGCTGGGGCTGAGTTCTTATTCTTATAGAGAAATGATAAGGGCTTTAGGCTCAAAAGGAGTTCGTGTTATAGCCATTGATTTGCCTGGAAATGGGTTTTCTGAAAAATCTAGGTTAGAGATCGAAGAAGGAACAAATGGCATTTTTGCGAGGTTTAAGGAAGTTTATAGTTTGATTCAAGACAAGGGTTTGTTTTGGGCTTTCGATCAAATGGTTGAAACTGGTGAACTACCTTATGAGGAGATAAAATCTAGAGTTTTGGTTAAAAAGAATGTTAAGGTTATTGAAATTGGAAGTGAAGAAATGGGGATGGTTCTGGGGCAGGTTATAGGAACAATGGGATTAGCTCCTGTGCATTTAGTTTTACATGATTCTGCTTTTCTTATGGCTGCGAATTGGATTGCTGAGAATTCAGGATTCATTAGAAGCATAACTCTTATCGATGCTGGACTAAAACCAGCTTTACCTACGTGGGTTTTGAACATACCTGTGGTTAATGagattttgttgaggttttcattTGTGTATGCAAGGTTGATAAACTTGTGTTGCTCAAAGAGGATTGATTGGTCGGAGTTGGAGGCACATAGATCACTTTTAAAGGGATGGGATGCAAGAAAAGCTGTTGTGGGGATAGAGAAAAAGCTGAATTATAGTTTTAATATAGAGGAATGGGGAGGTTTGGATGGTATAAAAGGCATGCCAGTGCAGGTACTTTGGTCTAATGATTGGTCTGGCAAATGGAGTAAAGAGGGTCGACAAATTGCTGAGGCACTTCCTGGGGCAAAATTTGTCACTCATTCCGGGGGGCGATGGCCTGAGGTAAGGGTTCATTGACTCTTCCGACATATTAGTTTCTGTTGTTCttgttttatattattacatAATTAAATTTCCTAGTAGAATTATCAAAAAGTAGCTGCTTTTGGATGTTTTTGGGTATGCTCTTGACCAAGTTTGTGAGTGGTTCTGAATTGTTTGTATAAAAAAAGTCAGATGTTAAGTCAAATTTCGAGTGGCCTCTGTTTTTTGCTGGCTTCTGTTCCAAAGATATGCAGCCATGTTATGTTGTTGGTTGATTCATGTGTTATTTATTGCTGTATGTCCTTAATAGATTGTTTTACTCTGTGGTATTTGCATGAGTTTTGTTATGGGCTCTTTGTAGAGACCTTTTGAACCGATTTCTCTTTAGGTCATATTGATGCCATTCTCCCTTAATTTGCATGTCACTTGTTATTTTGTTAGCTGCATTCTTCTAAATTTTGTTTGTGGAATTTAAACCAAGAGCTATATTGCTTCTATTCTTCATTTTACTTGAAGTACTGTGTTTGACATCCACGTCTGATACATTTTGTGGATGTGGATATGAGGATATGACCTTTCAACGTTCCAAATACATGAAAAAACTAAGAATAAATTGAGTATACCTTGTCGGACACATACCCGTATCCAACTGAGATGCCCAAGCATGAGTAAGATAGACCAGAGCATTCTTCCTACTTTTGTGTCTAACGTTTTCACATCTTATTAGATTGTTCAAGATATCTGTTTCTGACCATGTGTTCTAAACTTAACTAGGTTGCTAATCATGTCTTCCCAAATTAATAAGGTTGTATAATTGACTAGATTAAAAATTAAGgtaaaattttgttattagtcCGTATACTATGTATAAGTTATGGATTTACTCTATGTAttctaatttggtcatttttagttcctgtactttttaaaatttgaaatttcaatgCTGACTAAAGTGTAGTTGTTAAATTTTGCTATTTCCAAAATCTTCTATGGAAAACATATTATCACATTTGTAATGCTATGTCAACTTGTTTAAAAGAGCCATGTCATTTTAGTTAATAGATTTAACGGCTACCGTTTGAGTCAATATCTGTTTTCTCTGTTCTTAGACGTGAGGAAATCTGGATTTTGGGTAGCCTTGTATCGATtgattattttctctttttcaaaaataaagttGCTACTGTTTGACTCAAAAACTGAAAAATCAAAAGTAAAAAAAGAATAGGGATTAGAATTGACCAAAGTACACAGAAAAAATACAGGGAGTAAAGCAGAATTTGACCAGAAATTAACTTAGTAAATTGGGACATGCTTGGTTTTTGAGAAACTTTTATGCTTTGCTCGACTTTTGTTCTTGGTCCGTATGTTACTTGGACTGAGGTGTAAATGTTGGATACGGGTATGTGTATGAAACAAGTATGTTCAATGTTTTTCTAGATCTTCATATATTTGGATTTTGGAGGGTACTTTTTTTATGGTCATATCCCCAAAACCATTTTTGGCTATGAGTCATGTTGGTGTTGGACTTGAGtacttaaaaaaatataaagaatCAAAGCAAAATAATTTGGCTTTTTTGCATACCGTTTGAATTGTGTTCTCTTAGTTCAACTTGATACCACACTATCCTTGCATGTTGGTAATTGCACTCTTCCAAATTTATAGGACCATGGATGCTTAGTTACCAGGACTTCTAATTTCCCCCAGAGCTCTTGTATTTACGCCTGTGCTTGACACATATTCACACATGAGTACGGGAGTATTATCCGCCAAATATACAGCGTAGAAAAATAATGCATTCCCAAGTTATACATGTTCTTCTATCCGACATTCAGGATAACATAGTGGGGTTCAAGTTCAAGAGCAACGAGTTCTTTAGATGGCTTCTATGCGTTAGTCCATATTACATGCATTTGCTGCTGTTTTGAATTAACGTTTGCTATGTGTTTGTGATCCTAGGGAAGTGTTGCTGGTGAAGTAGCTGAGAATGTAGCTGAGTTTGTATCTTCATTACCAAAAACAGTTAGACAAGTTGAGGAAGAACCCATTCCTGAGCATGTTCAGAAGATGTTTGATGAAGTAAAAGACACTGATCATCATCACCACCATCATCATGGTCATGCCCATGGTCATGATCATGATCATGCAGCTGGATTTATGGATGCATACGGGCTTGGTCACACATGGGGAAGTTGAGATGTGTTTTTCCACGGTCACGGCGTGATCATATGGCCTTTGGTCATGGTCATGCATATAGATTTATGGATGCATATCCCTTGGTCACACGTGGGGCTGTCGAGATATTTTTTTCCCTGTTTTAAAGGATTGGATATAAGATTTGAGTTTTTGATCTAATGGTGCCACCATCAACCATATATGTTTCTTCCTATTTAAATGGTCTGGATTTAAGTTAGAGACTTGATCTAATGGTGCCATCaacagcatcatcatcaatgagGTGTGCTATTTTGAGTACTTTTTGTAAGTTTTGTTCAAGATTCTTACATTAAAGCTGTAATCCTTAGCATAGGAACATGTTTGGTAAAGCTTAGACATTTTCCAATTAATGCTTGATTAGAGCATTCTAAGCCAAACTCAGAGCTTCATATTACAGTGAAATCGAGTTGATTATGAGCTTGATCAAATTTATTTTCGATTAATGTTGAAAAAACTGAATTCAAAACACAAGTTCTAACTAAAGCTCTAATAATTGGcatgaaaatcgatttttatagGAAAAATGTTGTATCTTGGGTTGAGTTGGAGTGGGTTCATAAGAAAATGGAATGGTCTGAATTGAATGAACTTTAGTTCAAAAAAAGTTGAGTGAAGGTTTAAGCGTGGCTTAGGATTTGAGGCAAAAGTAGATCCAAAGTTGATAAATTTGGGGTAATAAAGAGGGGATTCAGAAAGTAGTGATTATCCAACTGTAAATTAATATTTCTAACTTTCTTTTTAGAGAGGAGTTTGTTTGAGTAAATACTAAACATGAATATTACAAGGTTAATTAAAAGCATCGAGATTTTATTATACACTACTttcatgtgatattataattgtaatttgtaaattaatttcataattcctataaaatgtaattaaatttattttcattatattattatactaatatttttaaaatttaaataaataaataaatttaaaaattttctttctctattttaattttttacatcggcattatttaaatttaaatattataacattttataataaaaattattaattattttgatgtaatttcaatcatgtattaacttaaaattagtttttaatatatatatatatatattcaatcctTGAAAGTACAATTACAATTAATACATTCATATATCTACCATTTAAGTTTGATGCTAAAATGACATCAAAATGAAGATTTATTGAAGTGGTTAAATGCATGAATAATTATTGAATAACTTAGTTTTCTAAATATATTTAGTTATTCAAACCCATTATTTTTGGAGAAGGTGAACACTGATTAATTGACCACAACTTAGattcaattaaattaattaattaaatttatattcatTAAATAAACACAATTAAATGGAAGAAACTATTCTATCATAAAAATTACCTAAttaatagaaaagaaagaaactaAATAGGAAAGATGAGGTTTTCTTTGCTTAACAATAAGAATGTTGCTTTTCTTAATCAATAATGAGAAGTATGCTTACAATTTGCAGAGTAGCAAGCAATTCAAAAATTGATTGTAAAGCTCACAAGATGCACTACTAAAAGAGAGAGAAGATTTAAGACACCATGGTACAATATTTTAGTTACAGTATCGTGTTTTTTTTTAGCCTATGAAACTCTGCTGCTTCacagaagaaattgatgaatgttgctttgatttttatttttatttttatagtttagttGGTGACATGATTATTCTCCCATGGAAGTAGTACCCGCAGCCTTTATAACATGGACGCCAGGAAACGCGGGCCGTGAACGAAGGAGATGGCCGGCAGTGTTGATTTCATTGACAACGCAAGTGCCCGATCCACCAGGGATGTTGGTGCAAGGAGAACCACCAGATGGTGGCAACAGTCCCCTTTGCAGTGTCTCGAAATGAGGCACGATTTTCCTGAATAGTTGCTCTTCTTGCCAGTGCGTAGGCCTTATGGCAGCACCAAATTGTGCAGTAGATGAAATGAAGAAAAGAGTGAATAAAAGTGAAATCTTGAAGACGCTTGTTTGCTTGAGAAACCCCATTTTATGAACAACTTTGCAAGTAGCTGCTGCTACTTGTCCGATTAAGAGTAATTGGTTTGGATTTGAATGTTCTGTTCTGTttgctgatatatatatattgttgttTCATTTTACTTACAATGATTGATTTAAAATAGAGGTGAAAATTATCTTTCAACTTAAGTAAAAAAGTTACATAATCCTCTTATTTATCAAGATTATCaaatatctttttatttaaatctCATGTGATAATTACTTAATAAATGAGCTATCACGTCAGTTTTAAGTAAGTTAAACGGGCCATTAGTACAATATACAAACGGAATTACAAATCCAATCAATAAATCTATATCATGACCAAAATCAAACTATTACAAGTAAAAATTCTTATCACAAGGTTATATGTGTGAAaatcatatatttaaaatataggtgAAAAATATATTTCAACTTAAGTAAAAAGTTACATAATCCTCTTATTTATCAAGACTATCAAATATCCTTTTATTTAAAGCTCATGTGATAATTACGTAATAAATGAGCTATCACGCCGGTTTCAAGTAAACTAAACGGGCCATTAGTACAATATACAAATGGAATTACAAATCCAATCAATAAATCTATATCATGACCAAAATAAAACTATTACAAGTAAGAATTTTTATCACAAGATTATGCGTGTTAAAAATCATGTATTTAAAAACATGTGAAAAACATCCAATAAACAATGAACATATAAtttgaaactaataataaaaatatatatgcaatttgtacgaaattaaaataaaacaaattagttTAACTTGCaagtgaaaataaatgtaaaTAGGTAAATACATGTGACTAAGAATATTAAATGTACTCCTATTGCTTCCTAACTCATATTATCTTTTTTCTATAACACGTTAAAATGTTGTTTTGTTAGGAAGttaataaaccgtaatttatacatatttttatcccatacttagcacatttatggattgtttctccttagatttggtgaattcgatgctcctaattctttaatttcatgttttaaacttaggtgagcataggagagtaaaaagagcaagaaacgggtcgaaaacggagaaaatggacccacatgggaaatcaacacggcctggacttcctcacacgggtaagccacacggccgtgtccatttggcaggatcgatgCACGAATTACAcgagtagactacacgcccgtgcctatttaactgCCTTAACCACGGGCTGGAGCAATCGCACAtgagcgtgtccctgtcgagcccaagtatagtcgtattcggaaaaggccacttttgagggctcttaggcattctaaagcctatttaaacacctgaggaggcacttagaacacacacacggagtaggaagcaagaaattactcgaagaaagccgattgatccatctcagaagccagattattcatcaagactgaagatctcccttcaatttccattcaggagttttgggttttctttatgttttgtattcattattcttctaagatgttttcttttataattatgaactaaaccccctaaatacctaaggggaatgaaacctaagacggatcttgttattattatctgaattgtatgataaatatttgacttgttcttaattatgtgttcttaattcttgtcttaatattccaagatattgattcaagttaatgcgtttattcagaggagcaaaagtccctgtcttagagtaaatttgtcataattaagcggagttgattgcacgtctagagatagggtgacaagattttgccggattagggtgagacctaataagaggatccatagatcgagttaatgcaacacgag contains:
- the LOC108464185 gene encoding protein AUXIN RESPONSE 4, encoding MAIITEEVEPESPKTRVDKKTPPKPTFNPNPVSSKSDPNSQTHNPFAFWFYFTLIISLITFLFVSFSSLYPQDPKSWFLSLPNSLRQHYSNGRIIKVQTSPNQSPIEVFVSENGQFSSSENVMVVHGLGLSSYSYREMIRALGSKGVRVIAIDLPGNGFSEKSRLEIEEGTNGIFARFKEVYSLIQDKGLFWAFDQMVETGELPYEEIKSRVLVKKNVKVIEIGSEEMGMVLGQVIGTMGLAPVHLVLHDSAFLMAANWIAENSGFIRSITLIDAGLKPALPTWVLNIPVVNEILLRFSFVYARLINLCCSKRIDWSELEAHRSLLKGWDARKAVVGIEKKLNYSFNIEEWGGLDGIKGMPVQVLWSNDWSGKWSKEGRQIAEALPGAKFVTHSGGRWPEGSVAGEVAENVAEFVSSLPKTVRQVEEEPIPEHVQKMFDEVKDTDHHHHHHHGHAHGHDHDHAAGFMDAYGLGHTWGS